A single window of Nocardia higoensis DNA harbors:
- a CDS encoding hydroxymethylglutaryl-CoA lyase — MLISGSGSASRSAALRGATLRDVTLRDGLQLTGKPLPLERKIEIARTLLELGVPELEIGSMARPDLVPPMADTLALVEALTPEELSRCWVWVATPRHVEKAAAAGVRNFQYCFSVSDAHNRANIGRDTEASVAAMPEAVRLTRSVDGRIQLCLATSFTCPFDGDVDPERVVSIACDPRTDGAVDVVVADTLGQAHPGQVHALIAAIRDNSPHRRIVFHGHDTWGMGVANTLAAIDAGASMVDGSLGGLGGCPFAPGASGNTSSEDILFATRPDWLTPAALATLVDLSERLLTDLGEPNRSRTAQGVRTESTPFSWTAAVARGN; from the coding sequence ATGCTGATCAGCGGCAGCGGTTCGGCCTCCCGTTCGGCGGCGCTGCGCGGAGCCACCCTCCGGGATGTGACCCTGCGCGACGGGCTCCAGCTCACCGGCAAACCCCTGCCGCTCGAGCGCAAGATCGAGATCGCGCGCACGCTGCTCGAACTCGGAGTGCCCGAACTCGAGATCGGGTCGATGGCGCGCCCGGACCTGGTGCCGCCGATGGCCGACACCCTGGCCCTGGTCGAGGCGCTGACCCCGGAGGAGCTGTCCCGCTGCTGGGTGTGGGTGGCCACGCCCCGGCACGTGGAGAAGGCGGCCGCGGCCGGTGTACGGAATTTCCAGTACTGCTTCTCGGTGTCCGACGCGCACAATCGCGCCAATATCGGCCGCGACACCGAAGCGAGCGTCGCGGCCATGCCCGAGGCGGTGCGACTGACCCGGTCCGTGGACGGGCGCATCCAGTTGTGCCTGGCCACCAGCTTCACCTGCCCCTTCGACGGCGACGTCGATCCGGAGCGGGTGGTCTCGATCGCCTGCGATCCGCGTACCGACGGCGCCGTGGACGTGGTCGTCGCCGACACTCTCGGCCAGGCCCATCCCGGTCAGGTGCACGCGCTGATCGCCGCGATCAGGGACAACTCGCCGCATCGGCGGATCGTCTTCCACGGTCACGACACGTGGGGCATGGGTGTGGCCAATACGCTCGCCGCGATCGACGCGGGCGCGAGCATGGTCGACGGGTCGCTCGGCGGGTTGGGCGGATGCCCCTTCGCGCCGGGAGCCAGCGGCAACACCTCCAGCGAGGACATCCTGTTCGCCACCCGACCGGATTGGCTCACGCCCGCGGCGCTGGCCACCCTGGTCGATCTGTCCGAGCGGCTGCTCACCGATCTCGGGGAGCCGAATCGTTCACGCACCGCCCAGGGCGTGCGCACCGAGTCGACGCCGTTCTCCTGGACCGCCGCGGTCGCCCGGGGGAACTGA
- a CDS encoding acyl-CoA dehydrogenase family protein: MDFELTEEQVMLRDTVRDLLSRAYDSETRLKVTDTELGWSRDVWRQLAELGVLGLGFAEEDGGAGASPVETLVVLEEFGVRLAPEPLLDAVVVPGSLVSRLGTDAQRSAILPAVAGGELLLAFAHSEPGVRWPSEELSTRAEAATSGEGYTLTGVKNPVPHGDCADRLVVSAVLPDGGLGLFLVASDAEGVTRTGYRTIDGLRGAQLEFASAPAELLGEAGADTAAAVREALGYAHAGLAAESVGAMTESLRLTSEYLRTRKQFGVTLSKFQTLTQRAANMYVSLELARSMNLYLTAAVADGVFDPVVISRVRLQVAKAARHVGQESIQMHGGIGITAEYPVAHYVARLTAIGRTLGGEHEHLAVLREATRGYDLVEL; encoded by the coding sequence ATGGATTTCGAACTCACTGAAGAACAGGTCATGCTGCGCGACACCGTGCGTGACCTCCTCTCCCGCGCCTACGACTCCGAAACCCGCCTGAAGGTGACCGACACCGAGCTGGGCTGGAGCCGCGACGTGTGGCGTCAGCTCGCCGAACTCGGCGTGCTCGGCCTCGGCTTCGCCGAGGAAGACGGCGGCGCGGGCGCGAGCCCGGTCGAGACCCTGGTGGTGCTCGAGGAATTCGGCGTGCGCCTGGCCCCGGAACCGCTCCTGGACGCGGTGGTCGTGCCGGGCTCGCTGGTCTCGCGCCTGGGCACCGACGCGCAGCGCTCGGCGATCCTGCCCGCCGTGGCCGGCGGTGAGCTGCTGCTCGCCTTCGCGCATTCCGAGCCCGGCGTGCGCTGGCCCTCCGAAGAGCTGTCCACCCGCGCCGAGGCGGCGACCTCGGGCGAGGGGTACACGCTGACCGGTGTGAAGAACCCGGTGCCGCACGGTGATTGCGCCGACCGGCTGGTGGTCAGCGCGGTGCTGCCCGACGGCGGCCTCGGTCTGTTCCTGGTCGCCTCCGATGCCGAGGGCGTCACCCGGACCGGCTACCGCACCATCGACGGCCTGCGCGGCGCGCAGCTGGAATTCGCTTCCGCCCCCGCCGAACTGCTCGGCGAGGCGGGCGCCGACACCGCCGCCGCGGTGCGCGAGGCGCTCGGCTACGCCCATGCGGGCCTGGCCGCCGAATCCGTCGGCGCGATGACCGAGTCGCTGCGGCTGACCTCGGAATACCTGCGCACCCGCAAGCAGTTCGGCGTGACGCTGTCGAAGTTCCAGACGCTGACCCAGCGCGCGGCCAACATGTACGTCTCGCTGGAGCTGGCGCGCAGCATGAACCTGTACCTGACCGCGGCCGTCGCCGACGGCGTGTTCGACCCGGTCGTCATCTCGCGGGTGCGCCTGCAGGTGGCCAAGGCGGCCAGGCACGTCGGGCAGGAATCCATCCAGATGCACGGCGGCATCGGCATCACCGCCGAGTACCCGGTGGCCCACTATGTCGCCAGGCTCACCGCGATCGGGCGCACGCTCGGCGGCGAACACGAGCACCTGGCCGTGCTTCGTGAGGCCACCCGCGGCTACGACCTGGTCGAGCTGTAG
- a CDS encoding acyl-CoA dehydrogenase family protein, with translation MKISLSPDEVAFRDELRQFYRTQIPAEIRDRVEHGRELSREDIVTTHKILNDNGLAVPNWPVEWGGKDWTPMQRHIWLDEMQLASVPEPLTFNATMIGPVIAHFGSQELKERFLPPTAALDIWWCQGFSEPDAGSDLASLRTTAVRDGDSYIVNGQKIWTTSAQYADWIFCLVRTDPNALKKQAGISMLLFDVKSPGVTIRPIKTIDGGYEVNEVFFENVRVPADQLVGVENQGWSYAKFLLGNERTGITGVGSTKVKIAVAKEHARQVKSGSGTLLDDPVFASRIAELENELIALELTQLRVVSNSSDGKPNPASSVLKLRGSELQQAATELLLDIAGPDAVPVGAEGIASPDWAQRSGGKYLNYRKTTIYGGSNEVQRTIIASTILGL, from the coding sequence ATGAAAATATCCCTGTCCCCTGACGAGGTAGCCTTCCGCGACGAATTGCGGCAGTTCTACCGCACGCAGATCCCCGCGGAGATTCGTGATCGTGTCGAGCACGGGCGCGAGCTGTCTCGCGAGGACATCGTCACCACGCACAAGATCCTCAACGACAACGGACTGGCCGTGCCGAACTGGCCGGTCGAATGGGGCGGCAAGGACTGGACCCCCATGCAGCGCCACATCTGGCTCGACGAGATGCAGCTGGCCTCGGTGCCCGAGCCGCTGACGTTCAACGCCACGATGATCGGCCCCGTCATCGCGCACTTCGGCTCCCAGGAGCTCAAGGAACGCTTCCTGCCGCCGACCGCCGCCCTCGACATCTGGTGGTGCCAGGGCTTCTCCGAACCCGACGCGGGTTCGGACCTCGCCTCGCTGCGCACCACCGCCGTGCGTGACGGCGACTCCTACATCGTCAACGGCCAGAAGATCTGGACCACCTCGGCCCAGTACGCCGACTGGATCTTCTGCCTGGTGCGCACCGACCCGAACGCGCTGAAGAAGCAGGCGGGCATCTCGATGCTGCTGTTCGACGTCAAGTCGCCCGGCGTCACCATCCGCCCGATCAAGACGATCGACGGCGGCTACGAGGTCAACGAGGTCTTCTTCGAGAACGTCCGGGTGCCCGCCGATCAGCTGGTCGGCGTCGAGAACCAGGGCTGGTCCTACGCGAAGTTCCTGCTCGGCAACGAGCGCACCGGCATCACCGGCGTCGGCTCGACCAAGGTCAAGATCGCCGTCGCCAAGGAGCACGCGCGCCAGGTGAAGTCCGGCTCGGGCACCCTGCTCGACGATCCGGTGTTCGCCAGCCGGATCGCCGAACTGGAGAACGAGCTGATCGCGCTGGAGCTGACCCAGCTGCGCGTCGTGTCCAACTCCTCCGACGGCAAGCCGAATCCGGCCTCCTCGGTGCTCAAGCTGCGCGGTTCGGAACTGCAGCAGGCGGCCACCGAACTGCTGCTCGACATCGCGGGGCCGGACGCCGTCCCGGTCGGCGCGGAGGGCATCGCCTCCCCGGACTGGGCCCAGCGCAGCGGCGGCAAATACCTGAACTACCGCAAGACCACCATCTACGGAGGCTCCAACGAGGTGCAGCGCACCATCATCGCCTCCACGATCCTCGGATTGTGA
- a CDS encoding DUF6191 domain-containing protein translates to MTRMGYLVFAIAVVAVSVALDQLALWAERRGWMYWRKSEGGRDAGGGVFGVMDNLFDPAKRHLLEEREHKQLMRVDINASGGALDLESRTVYLTGAPSVEHRPSAVRDAHADRDPAR, encoded by the coding sequence ATGACAAGAATGGGATACCTGGTGTTCGCGATCGCGGTGGTCGCGGTATCGGTCGCGCTCGATCAGCTGGCGCTGTGGGCCGAGCGGCGCGGGTGGATGTACTGGCGCAAGTCCGAGGGTGGCCGCGACGCGGGTGGCGGGGTCTTCGGTGTGATGGACAACCTGTTCGATCCTGCGAAGCGCCATCTCCTCGAAGAGCGGGAGCACAAGCAACTGATGCGCGTCGACATCAACGCCTCGGGTGGCGCACTGGACCTGGAATCCCGGACGGTTTATCTGACCGGCGCACCGTCGGTGGAGCATCGCCCGTCGGCCGTCCGGGACGCTCACGCTGATCGCGATCCGGCACGGTGA
- a CDS encoding glycosyltransferase family 2 protein translates to MRDKTVGVLLITYQSAEDLPSFLDSLEAAVEPLQLDVVCVDNTSTDNGPDLVAAYGGRVTRNERNVGLSTAINQAAAQTDAEWLLVANPDTQLSPASIATLVETARSDERIGMIGPQILRMDGTPYPSGRAFPSLLVGIAHALLGGVWPGNPATRRYFGKQLTTAGDVDWISGCCMLFRREAFEQVGGFDERYFLYFEETKMALDMHRAGWRVVLDPSVGIKHREGGSMRSAPFRKVRSHHRSALRFYVDYHRGTPWIVFAPLVAAGLAVRAVVASARTAVTGRLARN, encoded by the coding sequence ATGCGCGACAAGACGGTCGGCGTGCTCCTGATCACATATCAGAGCGCCGAGGATCTGCCCAGCTTTCTCGACTCCCTCGAAGCCGCTGTAGAACCTCTGCAGTTGGACGTGGTGTGTGTGGACAACACCTCCACCGACAACGGTCCCGATCTGGTCGCCGCCTACGGTGGCCGGGTCACCCGCAACGAGCGCAATGTGGGTCTGTCCACCGCCATCAACCAGGCGGCCGCCCAGACCGACGCCGAGTGGTTGCTGGTGGCCAATCCGGACACCCAACTCTCCCCCGCCTCGATCGCCACCCTGGTGGAGACCGCGCGCTCGGACGAGCGAATCGGCATGATCGGCCCGCAGATCCTGCGCATGGACGGCACCCCGTACCCGAGCGGCCGGGCGTTCCCCTCGCTGCTGGTCGGTATCGCCCACGCGCTGCTGGGCGGCGTGTGGCCGGGCAATCCCGCCACCCGCCGCTACTTCGGCAAGCAGCTCACCACCGCGGGCGATGTGGACTGGATCTCCGGCTGCTGCATGCTCTTCCGTCGTGAAGCCTTCGAGCAGGTCGGCGGCTTCGACGAGCGCTATTTCCTGTACTTCGAGGAAACCAAGATGGCCCTGGACATGCACCGCGCCGGCTGGCGCGTGGTGCTCGACCCGAGCGTGGGCATCAAGCATCGCGAGGGCGGCAGCATGCGCTCGGCGCCGTTCCGCAAGGTCCGCAGCCACCATCGCAGCGCGCTGCGGTTCTACGTCGACTACCACCGCGGTACCCCGTGGATCGTGTTCGCGCCGCTGGTCGCCGCGGGGCTCGCGGTGCGCGCGGTGGTCGCCTCGGCGCGCACCGCCGTCACCGGGCGGCTGGCCAGGAACTGA
- a CDS encoding alpha/beta hydrolase encodes MLFFDGTRGRLHYRRWPVPSPDAVAVLLHGLGQHSGNYHRFARSLNAIGVEVWGLDLAGHGLSEGDPEQPGTLAELVADATALVERAHEEQPELPLVLMGHSLGAVTTLGLLGAAVPDTTSEADLGGVESSYPLTPSVPLEWLHGLVLSGVPRRALGGGAPGAPGTPLPTTLPVLAVHGAEDRRAPVEGIRLWTARHESVDLREYAEAGHDLLHEPVKGRVAADIARWLREVVLVDAVLTK; translated from the coding sequence ATGCTCTTCTTCGACGGCACACGCGGACGCTTGCACTATCGGCGGTGGCCGGTACCTTCTCCCGACGCGGTGGCGGTGCTGCTGCACGGTCTGGGCCAGCACAGCGGCAACTACCATCGCTTCGCCCGATCACTGAACGCCATCGGCGTCGAGGTCTGGGGGCTGGACCTGGCCGGTCACGGACTCAGCGAGGGCGACCCCGAGCAGCCGGGCACACTTGCCGAACTGGTCGCCGACGCGACCGCGCTGGTGGAGCGCGCGCACGAGGAGCAACCGGAGTTGCCGCTGGTGCTGATGGGTCACTCGCTGGGTGCGGTGACCACGCTCGGCCTGCTCGGCGCGGCGGTACCCGACACCACGAGCGAAGCCGACCTCGGCGGCGTGGAGTCCAGTTATCCACTGACGCCGAGTGTTCCGCTGGAGTGGCTGCACGGGCTGGTGCTGTCCGGTGTGCCGCGCCGCGCGCTCGGCGGCGGGGCGCCCGGGGCGCCCGGAACCCCGCTGCCCACAACGCTTCCGGTACTGGCCGTACACGGCGCCGAAGACCGCCGGGCTCCGGTGGAAGGAATTCGGCTCTGGACTGCGCGCCACGAATCGGTAGATTTGCGGGAGTACGCCGAGGCCGGGCACGATCTGCTGCACGAACCGGTGAAGGGGCGCGTGGCCGCCGATATCGCGCGGTGGCTGCGTGAGGTCGTCCTCGTGGACGCGGTGCTCACGAAGTAG
- a CDS encoding PPE domain-containing protein yields the protein MREIPFAAERGTHTRTDPTYAPNAEVFDGLSHDEIFRNVQALDPSLLSAGAQSWQATATGLTDAVSQAHTEIRGAIADGWRGAASSTAAAAVAAFELHGQQLADVMAVVSQRLVRAAEAAEALRSAVGTPSNAQPDLAAALLDPTQATANIDTQKTVEGERLDVVRAMDTIYTTAFLGTGVDVPAFPETTPPIDTGTPSGTLGAVGSTEPETADPSSTVATRSAAATASPTSAIPTPATPPAASTPMSPAALPTSAVPTGSPVAGAGGTPTTATTAATSPAATTSANLAGATTTEPTSTRGTAVPPAGSVTTAGSSRPAADRERRRGGHGGADTTDTPAARTGEADTGAGADTAKTTASASGTGTDMGAGTDMGAGGVNATGTGESAPGTRGPDRDGESAVGAGAGAGAVGGLLGGALAAGDTPRSGSSVPSSTARSERDRHDEDDELDWAEEDFVFDELDAEFGGGHDAGRGGHGFDDSGFGGAASGHGGQGHGYGGSEYGGSEYGDPGYGGSGFGDVAFEGGRAADELIGDLDPATPPVVGDWPENE from the coding sequence GTGCGTGAGATCCCCTTCGCCGCCGAACGCGGCACCCACACCCGCACCGATCCGACGTACGCGCCGAATGCCGAAGTCTTCGACGGACTCTCCCACGACGAGATCTTCCGCAATGTCCAAGCCCTCGACCCGAGCCTGCTGAGCGCGGGCGCCCAATCCTGGCAGGCGACGGCGACCGGTCTCACCGACGCGGTGTCCCAGGCGCACACCGAGATCCGCGGCGCCATCGCCGACGGCTGGCGCGGCGCCGCGTCGAGCACGGCCGCGGCCGCCGTGGCCGCGTTCGAACTGCACGGGCAACAGTTGGCCGATGTGATGGCCGTGGTGTCCCAGCGGCTGGTGCGCGCGGCCGAGGCCGCCGAGGCGCTGCGTTCGGCGGTGGGCACGCCGTCGAACGCGCAACCGGATCTCGCTGCCGCCCTGCTCGATCCGACGCAGGCCACAGCGAACATCGACACGCAGAAGACCGTCGAGGGCGAACGGCTCGACGTCGTGCGCGCGATGGACACGATCTACACCACGGCTTTCCTCGGGACCGGCGTGGACGTGCCCGCCTTCCCCGAGACCACGCCCCCGATCGACACCGGCACTCCCTCCGGCACACTCGGCGCGGTCGGCAGCACGGAGCCGGAGACCGCCGATCCCTCGTCCACGGTCGCCACCCGATCCGCTGCGGCGACAGCTTCTCCCACGTCGGCCATACCGACGCCCGCGACGCCGCCCGCCGCGAGCACGCCGATGTCCCCGGCCGCACTGCCCACCTCCGCTGTCCCCACCGGCTCGCCGGTCGCCGGGGCCGGTGGCACCCCGACCACTGCCACCACCGCCGCGACGTCCCCCGCCGCGACGACGTCGGCGAATCTCGCCGGTGCCACCACCACCGAGCCCACGTCCACCCGTGGAACTGCGGTGCCACCGGCCGGTTCGGTCACCACCGCCGGTTCGTCGCGACCGGCCGCCGACAGGGAACGCAGGCGCGGGGGGCACGGCGGCGCGGACACGACCGACACCCCAGCAGCGCGCACGGGGGAAGCCGACACGGGAGCGGGCGCCGACACCGCGAAGACCACCGCCAGCGCATCCGGCACGGGCACGGACATGGGCGCGGGCACGGACATGGGCGCGGGCGGTGTGAACGCGACCGGTACGGGCGAGAGCGCTCCGGGCACGCGCGGGCCCGATCGAGACGGGGAATCGGCGGTCGGGGCGGGGGCGGGCGCCGGTGCGGTCGGCGGCCTGCTGGGCGGCGCGCTCGCGGCGGGCGACACCCCGCGTTCGGGCTCGTCGGTGCCGTCGAGCACCGCACGATCCGAGCGCGATCGGCACGACGAGGACGACGAACTCGATTGGGCCGAAGAGGATTTCGTCTTCGACGAGCTGGATGCCGAGTTCGGCGGCGGGCACGACGCCGGTCGCGGCGGCCACGGTTTCGACGACTCCGGCTTCGGTGGAGCGGCTTCCGGTCACGGCGGTCAGGGCCACGGCTATGGCGGCTCGGAATACGGCGGCTCCGAATACGGCGATCCGGGCTATGGCGGTTCCGGCTTCGGTGATGTCGCCTTCGAGGGCGGCCGGGCCGCCGATGAGCTCATCGGGGATCTGGATCCGGCGACGCCTCCGGTGGTCGGCGATTGGCCCGAGAACGAGTGA
- a CDS encoding ESX secretion-associated protein EspG has protein sequence MTWTLTPDQFAAAWARADGDRIPYPLAVRPSARDAFERAARQPELDEWCDRTLDADLEAALRVLARPTVLIEVFGRHAAATSAEAVVDEVGGDEPAVAIAPPPETASADFVDRTNAADARPVRILGATSGNIAVVAAQRPGPDPERGGPVRLYVGNPDNVAARIVSALPQCPPGGGARLSAPLAKVKMDSRDLVTVPVSGPTTDARIRRLLGRPRAGIGQIVVSARRRTGETGPTTLRPFGVLCWIDVGGDGRYAVRTGAEVHVAPVTAEAFGAHLRPMLEAAEKTAAHAERW, from the coding sequence GTGACCTGGACGCTGACGCCCGACCAGTTCGCCGCGGCGTGGGCGCGTGCGGACGGTGATCGCATCCCCTATCCGCTGGCGGTGCGCCCCTCCGCGCGCGACGCGTTCGAACGCGCCGCCCGGCAACCCGAACTCGACGAGTGGTGTGATCGGACGCTCGACGCCGATCTCGAAGCCGCCCTGCGGGTACTGGCCCGGCCGACGGTGCTGATCGAGGTGTTCGGACGGCACGCGGCCGCCACGAGCGCGGAGGCGGTCGTGGACGAGGTCGGCGGCGACGAACCCGCGGTCGCGATCGCTCCCCCGCCCGAGACCGCCTCGGCCGACTTCGTGGATCGCACGAACGCGGCGGACGCCCGTCCGGTGCGAATCCTCGGTGCGACCTCGGGCAATATCGCGGTGGTCGCCGCCCAGCGGCCCGGTCCCGATCCGGAGCGCGGTGGTCCGGTGCGGCTCTACGTCGGCAATCCCGACAACGTGGCCGCGCGGATCGTCTCGGCGCTGCCGCAATGCCCGCCCGGCGGCGGGGCACGCCTGAGCGCCCCGCTGGCGAAGGTGAAAATGGACAGCCGCGATCTGGTGACGGTTCCGGTCTCCGGCCCGACGACGGACGCGCGCATCCGCAGACTGCTCGGCCGTCCCCGGGCGGGGATCGGGCAGATCGTGGTGTCGGCCCGGCGGCGCACCGGCGAGACCGGACCGACGACCCTGCGCCCGTTCGGGGTGCTGTGCTGGATCGATGTCGGTGGCGACGGGCGGTACGCGGTGCGCACCGGCGCCGAGGTGCACGTCGCGCCGGTCACCGCGGAGGCTTTCGGCGCGCACCTGCGGCCGATGCTGGAGGCCGCGGAGAAGACCGCCGCGCACGCCGAACGCTGGTGA
- a CDS encoding phosphoribosyltransferase translates to MNHYADRVAAGRALGAELTHLRATEPLVLGLPRGGVPVAAEVHRALGGDLDILLVRKLGVPWHPELAMGALGEGGVRVLNDDVIRRLGVRPDQLAEVERAEQAELARRVHALRGDRDPLPMTGRTVIVVDDGMATGATMVAACRVVRSHAPARLVVAVPIASVEAHAWVSGEADEVVCPWVPVELGGVGGAYIDFHQLDDSEVTTLLR, encoded by the coding sequence ATGAACCACTACGCCGATCGGGTCGCCGCCGGTCGCGCGCTGGGCGCGGAACTGACCCACCTGCGTGCGACGGAGCCGCTCGTGCTCGGTCTGCCCCGGGGCGGCGTGCCGGTGGCGGCCGAGGTGCACCGCGCCCTCGGCGGTGATCTCGACATCCTGTTGGTCCGCAAGCTGGGCGTGCCGTGGCATCCGGAACTCGCGATGGGCGCCCTCGGCGAAGGCGGGGTCCGGGTCCTCAACGACGACGTGATCCGCAGACTCGGCGTGCGCCCCGACCAGTTGGCCGAGGTCGAGCGCGCAGAACAGGCCGAACTGGCCCGCCGCGTGCACGCCCTGCGCGGCGACCGCGACCCGCTGCCGATGACCGGCCGCACGGTGATCGTGGTGGACGACGGCATGGCCACCGGTGCCACCATGGTGGCGGCCTGCCGAGTGGTGCGCTCGCACGCGCCCGCCCGCCTGGTGGTCGCGGTCCCGATCGCGTCGGTGGAGGCGCACGCCTGGGTGTCCGGGGAAGCCGACGAGGTGGTCTGCCCGTGGGTTCCGGTCGAACTCGGCGGGGTCGGCGGCGCGTATATCGACTTCCATCAGTTGGACGACAGCGAGGTCACGACGCTGCTCCGTTGA
- a CDS encoding carbon-nitrogen hydrolase family protein, whose product MRLQHQASEQGLRAPAVTLGVVQFTPSTDPQANLTALGEQVRAAAGRGARVVIAPEYAMHAVRRLDRRVVPVAQPLDGQFATGLAELARAAGVFLVAGMIETGGDTRIRNTLVAVDPGGERVAVYRKVHLYDAFGHKESDVVEPGPLTEPVTFLADGVTIGLQTCFDLRFPEGFRRLAAAGAQVIAVPAQWIPGPGKVDQWTTLLRARAIENTVYLAAADQAEPLGSGASMIIDPAGAVLAELGAEPGVLTATAELDHLDAVRTHNPSLALRRFVITEPRPQE is encoded by the coding sequence ATGCGACTCCAGCACCAGGCCTCCGAACAGGGGCTGCGCGCCCCCGCGGTGACCCTCGGCGTGGTCCAGTTCACTCCGAGCACCGACCCGCAGGCGAACCTGACAGCCCTCGGTGAGCAGGTCCGCGCGGCCGCCGGGCGCGGGGCGCGCGTGGTGATCGCCCCGGAGTACGCGATGCACGCGGTGCGCAGGCTCGACCGACGGGTGGTGCCGGTGGCACAACCGCTGGACGGCCAGTTCGCGACCGGCCTGGCCGAACTGGCGCGTGCGGCCGGTGTCTTCCTGGTGGCGGGCATGATCGAGACCGGCGGTGACACCCGTATCCGCAACACCCTGGTGGCCGTCGATCCCGGCGGTGAGCGGGTCGCGGTCTATCGCAAAGTGCACCTCTACGACGCCTTCGGCCACAAGGAGTCCGATGTCGTCGAGCCGGGGCCGCTCACCGAACCGGTCACCTTCCTCGCCGACGGGGTGACCATCGGCCTGCAGACCTGCTTCGACCTGCGCTTCCCCGAGGGTTTCCGGCGACTCGCCGCGGCCGGAGCGCAGGTGATCGCGGTCCCCGCGCAGTGGATTCCCGGACCGGGCAAGGTCGATCAGTGGACCACCCTGCTGCGCGCCCGGGCGATCGAGAACACCGTCTACCTCGCCGCCGCCGACCAGGCCGAACCCCTCGGTTCCGGCGCCTCCATGATCATCGATCCGGCGGGCGCGGTCCTGGCCGAACTGGGCGCCGAGCCCGGCGTGCTCACCGCGACCGCCGAACTCGACCACCTCGATGCGGTGCGCACCCACAACCCCAGCCTCGCGTTGCGCCGATTCGTGATCACCGAGCCCCGCCCGCAGGAGTAG